The Oncorhynchus mykiss isolate Arlee chromosome 14, USDA_OmykA_1.1, whole genome shotgun sequence genome segment ccagctggtctgtgcatgctcagAGGACGTGACTAGGggtgctgtctgggccggcagccttgcgagcgTTAACGCGTTTCAATGTCTTACCTCGGCCACGGAGGAGGAGAGCCCGCAATCcttgtattatcctcaaagcaggcaaggGTGTTTTATCTGAAGTGGCTAGTTTTCCTTTGGTAGTCCGTAATTATCTGTAGACCCGGCCACATACGTCTCGCGTCGgaaccgttgaattgcgattccactttgtctttatactgacatttcacttgtttgattgACTTGTGGTGGGAATAACTACGCTGTTTCCATGgtgcagtggttcgcactttcagttttgtgcgaacatattccagtctgcgtgatcaaaacaatcttgaagtgtggattccgattggcCAGACCACCTTTGAATTgcacgggtacatcctgtttgagtttctgcctataggaagggaggagcaaaatggagtcgtggtcagatttgacgaaggggggagggggagggtcttgtatgcattgcggaagttagattagcagtgatccagtgtttttcttgcgcgagtgctacagtcaatatgctgatagaatttaggtagccttattctcaaatttgccttgttaaaatctccagctacaataaatgcagcctcaggatatatggtttgcataaagtccagtgaagttccttgagggccgtcgtggtaacggcttgaggggggatatacacggctgtgacaataggaggattctcttgggagataatacggtcggcatttgattgtgaagaattctaggtcgggtgaacaaaaggacttgagttcctgtatgttattacaattacaccatgagtcgttaatcatgtaACACACATCCTGCCATTTCTTCAGGAGAtatgtttattcctgtcggcgcGACACACAAAGAATCCAGATGgctatatcccgagagagccatgtttccgtgaaacagagtatgttacaatccctgatgtctctctggaaagcaacccttggcctattttcgtctaccttgttatctagactggacattagcgagtaatatactcggcaGCGGTGGGTGTTGTGCAAGCCAAcaaagtctgaccagaagaccactcCGTCCGCCTCTTCTTCGGCGacgttttgggtcagcctctggaatcagttcaaatgccctgggtggtTCAGACAAAGGATCCGCTTGAGGTTAGGTGAAACACATGAACAAAGTACAGAAAATATGTGTATCTGTTGGTGTGAATGCGTTTGTGTCAAATCAGTGTAATATAGCTGAGTGACTTACCATAGGCCTACGAGATGGGGGGTGAATGACCAGCTGATCATACTTCAGGTATGCGATGTTGCCTTCTTTTTGTTCTTCAATTAGTCGTGGCAGCAGTTCCTTTCTTTTGAGGTGTACCTTTTCGGAGAAGTCTTCATTAATGAAGATTTTGGTTCCCTTCAGGCACATGGCTCACCTGAGAATCTCTTCCTTGTCTTTGAACCTGAGCAGTTTCACCACTATAGATCTGGGCTGTCCATTGGGGATGAAAGTGCAATTCATATGCGTCCTCCATCTCGATGAGTTTAGGATCCAGTTTAAGTTAATCTGCCAGGAGTTTCTTGGCCTTGACAGCAAGTCTAGGCAAATTTGATTGGCACAGGAAGAAAGGAAAAGGGTCTGCTACTCATGAGATGTGCTTCAATGTAAGcttaaaatctatttaaattatcTTTCTGGTGGTTCTTAAATGTTATATGGTGCCTAAAGTTATAAGttgggagctgtgtgtgtgtgtgtgtgtgtgttaactgagtAAAAGTTTAATGCAGTGTTTTCCCTTACCGCCACAATGACTTGCAGAACATTATACATGTATATTCCTTCATCCTATTCCTCCAGCCAAATCACAGGTAGGACTTTGCAAATCAGAAATTCTATGCAGTACTCTATTATACACTGAACAGTGTGAAATTCAATTAAGTTTGTTGTATTGAGTAGAACGTGAATTtcagtgacaggtttttgtgaagCACATGCGCAGAACATTTAGAAAATTTGACGGGGCGAACAGAACTCTAGGCTACTCAGAATTTTTAACCCTGTGGTATTGTGACATCACTaggttacacctgttgtttacgaagcacatgacaaatataattgtatttattgGCCAAAGAAGTTCTTACCTAATCTGGTTTCCTGAAGTGTTTGCTCTGGCAGGGCTCTGCAAGAGACTATATTCTCTGCCACTGCAATACAAGAAACCTGTTAAGTCACTGTCCACTTTCACTAGGGCCAAGACTAGTCATTGTGAATTGTCATTATGAAAATTGATTCCTCTTTTCCTCCGTCCCTAATTAACCTTTAGAAATACTTACTGTGCAGTGCTCTTTGCAACGGCAGCAATGTAAATACAATGTAAATGCCCTTCGAAATACAACTGTGAGGTCTGTGCAGTAGCAGTATCATGGAGTTTGCTGTTTCCAGTTGTCCTATAAAAGAATCACCGATGCACATGTGTTTGCAACCACAGCCATTATGCTGGATCATCTAAATAGGTGGAGTTGAAGGGATGAGAAACTCAATAACCATGTTGGTAGGGGAACAGTGGGACTGATGGTGTCCTGGTTTGGTCCCTCTTTCAGGAGCTGAACGACCTGGCCAGGGACCCTCCTGCACAGTGTTCCGCCGGCCCTGTTGGAGATGACAGTAAGGCCAAACTAAGCACTTTTATTTGAGCGAACATTCTCAACATTGAAACATGTTTCTAACTGTATCTACTTGTTTTCCAGTGTTTCATTGGCAAGCTACAATTATGGGGCCTGTAAGTATAATGTATAAAGTGTTTGCTCGTTGAAGTTGCATTAGTTTTGGCTGGTCAGTGTGTCCGTTAAAATGTTTGTTTCTTTTCAGAATGACAGTCCATACCAAGGTGGTGTTTTTTTCCTGACCATTCATTTCCCCACAGACTACCCCTTCAAACCACCTAAGGTAATTAtttcctctcctgttcctctgtTCTATTACAATTAATAGTTTTCTTGATGCATGTAGACGATTGAGGAAGTATGGTTTCCGTTGATCTTATGTAATCATGTGTTTGATTGCTGCTCCAACCTTTTCATTGCAGCTAGCATTCACCACAAGAATTTATCACCCAAATATTAACAGTAACGGCAGCATCTGCCTGGATATTTTGAGATCACAGTGGTCTCCAGCATTAACTATCTCTAAAGGTAGGATGTTtgatgtttttcatgcttttgatacacatttttaccttgtgaCTTCATTTCAATTCACATGCCTAAGATCCACTTCTAATACTTGTTTCTAATCTTCTTTTCAGTACTTTTGTCCATTTGTTCTCTCTTAtgtgaccccaaccctgacgacCCGTTAGTGCCAGAAATCGCCCGTATCTACAAAACAGATACTGAAAAGTAAGTATACTGTAGACCCAGCTTTGTCCTACATTTTGTTCATGAACTGCATACTCTAATATTTGTGAAAAATATTATGCCACTTTTTGATCCGAGACTTGAACGAGATAGGTGCTAAATGATAGTTAATTCCTATAATGTCATATCTTTATAATATAGGACCTTTCCTTCCATATCAGGTATAATAGACTAGCGAGAGAATGGACAGACAAGTACGCTATGCTTTAGGGTAAGACTGCCCTGCATTGTGAAGGGAGtggaccgtgtgtgtgtctgtggtggagCTTTATGGGTTGTGACCAGGGGAGAAGGACTCCTCTCCCTTCTCATTGAAGCCACGAAGTTCAAGGGCGACCGTGGTACTACATTGCAGGCAAGACCCACCCCCCGTTATAGTGAAGTGGAAAATGGCAATCTTTgtgtaaataaaaatataatttttgaTGACAATCATGGCACCAATAATTACTTTTACTACACCAGGTGTATTTCCTGATTATTTTAAAATCGTACACAGGTTATGAGGATAATTTTATagctaatggcagcctgcagtaccccggtcggcCTTCAATTTGAGAtattcaatgagagggggcagcactgagctagcctgcaacgtcACTTCCCGGTGTAGCTCAAACTGCATGTTATGTCTACATAAATCTCTGACATGAGACGCCATCGCAACTGATTTATTTGACTTCAAATGCGGGAATGAGTGGTGTCATGCGATCAATAGCTTTGGCCAGACATTTTTTTTGTGGGTGGGCCTGCAGAAATGTGAGTGGGCCCCAAAAAAACCCACACATCGTCtaacttcctgcaattctacacattttgtcattggGTAGAGAGGAAACTGTGccgttttatagctaatctcatgctattctacacattttgccatgaggttgAAAGAATTTTGCATTTGAAAGCTAATTAAAGTTAAAGTATAAGTGTGACTGTGATAAAGGCACTGGATTATGAGCTGTCTTGTTTGCTAATGAAGTAAGCAGTGgcatggtgcatatagccatagaagcacagtggtTTCTGCCTCAATGCAGTCATATTCTTGGCTTATTAGTGGTGTGGCTTTCAGTTAAATGTCATTCCAGTTCATCAATGTCATTCCAGTGCATTGCTTGCTATGAATTCTATCTGATGGTGTTTGCATGTTTAGGTAAAAAGACAAATGTCCTGTTTGGAACACTAACAAGTAGAAagcattaaaaaaatatacacagtaccagtcaaaagtttggacacacctactcattcaagcgttcttctttattttttactattttctatattgtagaataattgtttagacatcaaaactaaaacaacacatggaatcatgtagtaaccaaaaaagtgttaaacatatatttgatgagattcttcaaagtagccacccttgatgacagctttgcacaagcttggcattctctcaaccagcttcatgaggtagtcacctggaatgcatttcaattaacatgtgtgccttgttaatttgtggaatttccttccttaatgcgtttgagccaatcagttgtgttgtgacaaggtgggggtggtatacagacgatagccctatttggtaaaagtccaagtctgtattatggcaaga includes the following:
- the LOC100136237 gene encoding ubiquitin-conjugating enzyme E2D 2 isoform X1 — translated: MALKRIHKELNDLARDPPAQCSAGPVGDDMFHWQATIMGPNDSPYQGGVFFLTIHFPTDYPFKPPKLAFTTRIYHPNINSNGSICLDILRSQWSPALTISKVLLSICSLLCDPNPDDPLVPEIARIYKTDTEKYNRLAREWTDKYAML
- the LOC100136237 gene encoding ubiquitin-conjugating enzyme E2D 2 isoform 1 (The RefSeq protein has 2 substitutions compared to this genomic sequence) yields the protein MALKRIHKELNDLARDPPAQCSAGPVGDDMFHWQATIMGPNDSPYQGGVFFLTIHFPTDYPFKPPKLAFTTRIYHPNINSNGSICLDILRSQWSPALTISKVLLSICSLLCDPNPDDPLVPEIARIYXTDTEXYNRIAREWTQKYAM